In Oryza sativa Japonica Group chromosome 2, ASM3414082v1, the following are encoded in one genomic region:
- the LOC4329279 gene encoding uncharacterized protein produces MKLVWCPEMASKAYIDGVRALAGHDLAGAAADVAELVSAMAGGWNARLIVEAPDSAAPAAAATSLALAAAARRTGGRYALVLPDRDAAAASAAETAEVVVGEADEAMAGLHGVDLLVVDARRRDAAAVLRAARPGARGMVVVRHGDGRQRGAKDLAASMAAGTRVVRSVYLPIGKGVEVLHVGVGKGPSLQNHRDRRSTSRWIRHVDHDTGEEHVFRRQ; encoded by the coding sequence ATGAAGCTGGTGTGGTGCCCGGAGATGGCGTCCAAGGCGTACATCGACGGCGTCAGGGCGCTGGCCGGCCACGACctggccggcgccgcggcggacgtGGCGGAGCTCGTGTCGGCCATGGCCGGCGGCTGGAACGCGCGGCTCATCGTCGAGGCGCCGGACTCCGCGGCTCCGGCGGCAGCCGCCACGAGCCTCGCGCTGGCCGCAGCCGCGCGGCGCACGGGCGGGCGCTACGCCCTCGTGCTGCCGGACCGGGATGctgcggcggcctcggcggcggaaACGGCCGAAGTCGTTGTCGGGGAGGCGGACGAGGCGATGGCGGGGCTACACGGCGTGGACCTCCTGGTGGTCGACGCGCGGAGgagggacgcggcggcggtgctcagGGCAGCCAGGCCCGGGGCCAGAGGTATGGTGGTGGTGCGCCACGGCGACGGGAGGCAGCGCGGCGCCAAGGACCTggcggcgtccatggcggcgggGACGCGGGTCGTGCGCTCCGTCTACCTGCCGATCGGCAAGGGCGTCGAGGTCCTGCACGTCGGCGTCGGCAAGGGGCCCAGCCTGCAGAACCACCgtgaccgccggagcaccagCCGGTGGATCCGCCACGTCGACCACGACACCGGCGAGGAGCACGTCTTCCGGCGGCAGTGA
- the LOC136355235 gene encoding uncharacterized protein: MPPKKVMKEKVARRKESNAAPDMAAEEGAEPSVPVAEDGGGPFASTSAPSQPPSAPATSVQVPNAADVAKAAAVARALQTRAEILSTSQLVVPQAAPSQPAAAPTALAAVQAQPGLGVSLWNQGPQFDFVNAAQAPTVQQQAPTPGFGTNQAPIQATMTWSQPIFDPSMAAQQVPPVGAGQPNAMAQPCAQAAISPFATPYPQQGAVNRAGGEKGLPLSGGIKTRPIPPQFKFPPVPRYSGETDPKEFLSIYESAIEAAHGDETTKAKVIHLALDGIGRSWYFNLPANSIYSWEQLRDVFFLNFRGTYEEPKTQQHLLGIRQRQGESIREYMRRFSQARCQVQDITEASVINAASAGLLEGELTRKIANMEPQTLEHLLRIIDGFARGEEDSKRRQAIQAEYDKASVAAVQAQAQVQVAEPPPLFVRQSQPAIQGQPPRQGQAPITWRKFRTGRAGKAVMAVEEVQALRKEFDAQQASNHQQPARKKVRKDLYCAFHGRSSHTTEQCRNIRQRGNAQDPRPQQGTTVEAPREAVQEQTPPAEQRQDVQRRVIQVITRADPPSQLSKRQKKMQIRMVHSITSAGEGAPQYLNQLISFRPEDAEGVMFPHQDPLGENRREEQILFDVVDIPYNYNAIFGRATLNKFEAISHHNYLKLKMPGPTGVIVVKGLQPSAASKGDLAIINRAVNSVETEPHERPKHTPKPTPHGKITKVQIDDADPTKLVSLGGDMGEEEVESILQVLKKNIDIFAWCPDEVGGVPADLIMHHLAFKPDIKPRKQKLRKMSADRQEAAKAEVQKLLRVGVIQEIDHPEWLVNPVLIHMNLLDVPKTSFITPFGTFCHLRMPFGLRNAGATFARLVYKVLGKQLGRNVEAYVDDIVVKSRKAFDHAIDLQETFDSLRTAGIRLNLEKCVFGVRAGKEVTGWLSKWAAELSPFDLHFVACSAIKSQVLADFVAEWTPVLAPDPEPAEQFWVMCSDGSWSHKGAGIAAVLFSPNGVPIRYAARLQIDTTNNAAE, encoded by the exons atgccaccgaagaaggtCATGAAGGAGAAGGTTGCAAGGCGGAAGGAAAGCAACGCCGCACCGGACATGGCCGCCGAggagggagcagagccttcggtgcccgtggccgaagatggaggaggaccATTCGCTTCCACATCTGCGCCATCACAACCGCCTTCGGCCCCCGCCACCTCTGTGCAAGTGCCGAACGCGGCCGAcgtggcgaaggcggctgcggtggcaagggcactccagaccagggcggagatcctttcgacaagccaactggtggtgccccaagccgctccatcgcagccggcagcggccccGACTGCGCTCGCCGCTGTGCAGGCCCAA CCGGGCCTGGGAGTTTCGCTGTGGAATCAAGGACCGCAGTTCGACTTCGTCAACGCTGCTCAGGCGCCAACCGTTCAGCAGCAAGCTCCAACTCCAGGCTtcggaacaaaccaagcaccaaTCCAAGCTACCATGACGTGGTCACAGCCAATTTttgacccatccatggcggctcagCAAGTACCTCCAGTTGGAGCCGGGCAGCCGAATGCTATGGCCCAACCTTGCGCACAAGCTGCGATTTCGCCCTTCGCCACACCGTACCCGCAGCAGGGTGCGGTAAACAGGGCGGGaggcgaaaaggggctaccgctaagtgggggaatcaagactcgtccaattccaccccagttcaagttcccacccgtcCCGCGCTATTCAGGCGAAACTGACCCGAAGGAGTTCCTCTCCATCTACGAGTCAgcgatcgaagcggctcatggtGACGAAACTACCAAAGcgaaggtaatacatctcgctctagacggcatcggccgttcttggtatttcaatttaccagccaatagcatttactcatgggagcaattgcgcgatgtttttttccttaactttcgaggcacctacgaggagccgaagacgcaaCAACACCTACTCGGCATTCGCCAAAGGCAAggggagtcgataagggagtacatgcgtcgcttctcgcaagcccggtgccaagttcaagacataaccgaGGCGTCAGTTATAAACGCCGCTTCGGCCGGTCTGCTCGAGggcgaactcacaagaaaaatcgccaacaTGGAGCCTCAGACGCTCGAGCACCTacttcgcatcattgacgggttcgcaaggggcgaggaggattccaagcgacggcaagctatacaagctgagtacgacaaagcctccgtcgccgctgttCAAGCTCAAGCACAAGTTCAAGTTGCCGAACCACCTCCCCTCTTCGTTCGCCAGTCTCAGCCGGCGATCCAAGGACAGCCGCCAAGGCAAGGCCAAGCCCCCATAACTTGGAGAAAGTTTAGAACAGGCCGTGCGGGCAAAGCTGTGATGGCGgtcgaagaagtgcaagccctccgcaaggagttcgatGCCCAGCAAGCGagcaaccatcagcagccagcccgcaagaaggtccgaaaagacctctactgcgcctttcacggacgctcttcgcacaccacggagcaatgccgaaacattaGGCAACGTGGCAACGCGCAAGACCCAAGGCCGCAGCAGGGAACAACTGTTGAAGCACCCCGCGAAGCAGTTCAGGAGCAAACACCCCCAGCCGAACAACGCCAAGATGTACAGCGAAgggtaatccaagtgattacaagggctgacccgccaagccagttgtccaaacggcagaagaagatgcagatccgtatggtccacagcatcacttCGGCGGGTGAAGGAGCGCCGCAGTATCTGAACCAGCTAATTTCTTTTAGGCCGGAAGACGCAGAAGGAGTTatgttcccgcatcaagatccCCTG GGGGAGAACAGACGCGAAGAGCAAATACTATTCGACGTCGTCGACATCCCGTACAACTAcaacgccatcttcggccgtgcaaccctgaacaagtttgaagccatttcccaccacaattatctcaagctcaagatgcccggcCCGACAGGGGTGATAGTAgtcaaggggcttcagcctTCGGCCGCTTCAAAAGGTGATCTAgccataatcaacagagcagtGAACAGTGTTGAGACCGAACCGCATGAACGGCCGAAGCACACGCCAAAGCCCACCCCTCACGGCAAGATAACAAAAGTGCAGATTGATGATGCCGACCCCACAAAGCTCGTATCACTggggggcgacatgggcgaagaagaAGTTGAGAGTATCCTACAGGTGCTTAAAAAGAACATCGATATCTTTGCCTGGTGCCCTGACGAGGTGGGGGGTGTCCCGGCGGATCTCATTATGCATCACCTAGCATTCAAGCCGGACATTAAGCCAAGAAAACAGAAGTTGCGTAAGATGTCTGCCGATCGCCAAGAAGCGGCGAAAGCTGAAGTACAAAAATTGCTCAGGGTGGGGGTTATCCAAGAGATTGACCATCCGGAGTGGTTGGTGAATCCAGTGCTG ATTCACATGAACCTGCTCGACGTCCCCAAAACATCCTTCATCACTCCATTCGGCACATTttgtcacctcaggatgcctttcggcttaaggaacgcaggagcaactttcgctaggctggtgtacaaggtccttgGCAAGCAGTTGGGGCGGAATGTGGAAGCTTACGTCGACGACATTgtcgtaaaaagccgcaaggctttcgaccatgcgATCGACCTGCAGGAGACATTCGACAGCTTGCGCACAGCAGGCATAAGGCTGAATCTGGAGAAGTGCGTTTTCGGCGTCCGcgcag gcaaggaagtcactggctggctcagcaagtgggcggcaGAGCTATCCCCGTTCGACTTACATTTTGTTGCATGCTCTGCTATCAAGTCTCAAGTGCTAGCCGACTTCGTAGCTGAATGGACACCAGTACTTGCCCCCGACCCCGAGCCCGCCGAACAATTCTGGGTGATGTGCTCTGACGGCTCGTGGTCGCACAAGGGAGCAGGCATTGCGGCAGTCCTATTTTCGCCAAATGGTGTGCCGATTCGGTACGCAGCAAGACTGCAGatcgacacaaccaacaatgcAGCAGAATAA
- the LOC9271162 gene encoding B3 domain-containing protein Os02g0455800: protein MAASLPLSAAIVGAEESVDKEVLEMEYLFEKFLMPSDLCSNTEWLGIPEEHVRKFGMMLEDRDGYSVIFFQDGVVPGKLWCFRYWKSNGVHGLTKGWRCFVREKGLKAGDTISFFRGSACGRLFICCRLGTHATFASSSTLHHGFSMPPPPARPLVGLQSGMLARDVPSLGQARLHDGNQDGGGAPSRHVPSSGRRVEAQLSRVSSRRQRRTMKHSIPEPTIETPPILESMFLIAAPPAVKCLRLFGVNIYVLPVSSSGQPKQESSP from the coding sequence ATGGCAGCCTCTCTGCCACTGTCAGCTGCCATCGTTGGAGCCGAAGAGTCGGTTGACAAGGAGGTCTTGGAGATGGAGTACCTCTTTGAGAAGTTTTTGATGCCAAGTGACTTGTGCAGCAATACTGAATGGCTTGGGATCCCAGAAGAACATGTTAGGAAATTTGGCATGATGTTGGAGGACAGGGACGGTTACTCCGTCATTTTCTTTCAGGACGGTGTGGTGCCTGGGAAGTTGTGGTGCTTTAGGTACTGGAAAAGCAATGGAGTCCATGGCTTGACCAAGGGCTGGAGGTGCTTTGTTAGGGAGAAGGGCCTCAAAGCCGGAGACACCATCTCCTTCTTCCGAGGATCTGCATGTGGCCGTCTCTTCATCTGCTGCAGGTTAGGCACCCATGCAACCTTTGCGTCATCCTCCACCTTGCATCATGGCTTTTCTATGCCCCCACCACCTGCCCGCCCGCTGGTGGGTCTTCAATCTGGCATGTTGGCAAGAGATGTCCCATCATTAGGACAAGCTAGGTTGCATGATGGAAATCAAGATGGAGGCGGTGCACCATCAAGACATGTTCCATCCTCAGGACGACGTGTGGAGGCACAGCTATCACGTGTGTCGTCGCGCCGTCAACGCCGTACTATGAAGCACTCGATACCAGAGCCCACGATAGAGACGCCACCAATTCTTGAGTCGATGTTCCTCATAGCCGCACCACCGGCAGTGAAGTGCTTACGGCTTTTTGGCGTCAACATCTATGTGTTGCCTGTGTCCTCTAGTGGCCAGCCAAAACAAGAATCCAGCCCATAA